The Phycisphaeraceae bacterium genome segment CGCTGAGAACGGACGACGGCACGAGTGGCTCATCCACGGGCACAGCGTGTTTCAACTCAACGTCCACGGAGCGACGCAGGGGTACGTGGGTGACTTGAAGAACGGGCGCATCCACCGCGTGCCATGCCTGTTCAAGGGGAAGAACAAGCTACCCCTGCACGAGTTCTTCGGCCTGGCCGTGGACGTGCTGAGGCAGACCAGCGACGCCGAGCGATTCATGCAACTGGCGATGAACGCGGTGAGCATGATTTTCCCGCCGGAACACGCGCGATTCGCCATGTCTCGTGTGGTGGAGGCATTGGAGGCCATGGCGCTGGATGGCTGGGTCATCTGCCGACACGACCGGAAGCGTCCACCCCTGCTGATGGAGCGCGAGGCGGAGACGATCAGGCGAAAGTAGCGGCGCCAGCCCGGTTCGAACGACTCGGGCGACTTCCCTCGATCGTGCGGATCGGTTGACCTGCCCCGCCATGCCGTCCCGACCGATAACCCCACTCGGACTTTCGTTCGAGTCGTCACCCAACCATGCCGATAGACATGCCCGGCGGGGAATCTTCGCAACCGCGCGGGGGTCTTTACGAATGGAAGTGTTGGCCCGGTCGAACCTTACGTCGAACGGGAAGGGAAACTGACCCCATGGCCCGAATGCCGCGAGAGCCCGAAGCGTTCGGCGAGCAGGTGGCTCGCATTCTCGAACGCCACTACCCCGACCGACCCGCCGAACTGGCGGGCCCGCTGGAGCTCATCCTCAACGGCAAGCGGCTGGGGCTGGAGAACCTGTACCGCATGGTGCTCTTCGACCCCGACCGGGGCGTCGAGATCGTGGAGAACTACCTCGAGCACCTGATCGAGGGCGACTCCCTCACCACCACGCCGCTGCCTCTGAGCGTGGCCAAGCCGCGCATCATGCCGCGCATCCAGCCGGTGTCGATCTTCGAGCACCTGGACCGCGAGAACGTGGCCCACACCGAGTTCGTCAACGGCACGGTCATCGTGTACGTGATCGACATGCCCCACCTGACGGTGAGCATCACCACCGAGCAGATGATCAAGTGGGGCCTGCAGGTGGATGACCTGGACACCATCGCGCGCGAGAACCTGTCCAAGTACGCGCCCGACCTGCAGATTCAGCTGGTTGAGTCGTTCGAAGGCGGCAAGGCGGCCATCGTCGCCAAGCAGGACGGCTACGACGCCGCCCGCCTGCTGCTGCACACGCTCTACGACCGGCTGGCCCCGGAACTGAACGGCGACTTCTACGTGGCCCTGCCCGCGCGGGACATGTTCATCGCGGTGAGTTTCCAGCCGGACGCCTTTGTGCACCGGATTCTGGAGCGGGTGCGGACCGACTACCGCCGCATGCCCTACCCCATCTGCGACAACTTCTTCGTGGTCACGCAGGACGGCATCGCGGGCACGCGCGAGGCGGCGTGAGATTCCTGGTCCACGGATGAACGCGAACGGACGGGGATTCGGCTTTGGGGTGAAACAAGTGGGCCGCGACCGTGAGGGTGCGGTGTCCGCGTGCGGTCCAGGCGCACGGCGACCGACTTCAGTTGACCGATGAGTCGGCCGGCCACGTCGCCGCGAGCCGGTGCGTCGCCTTGCTGTTGTCCTCGCCCCGGCGCGTGCGCTTCACGTGAATCTCCACGCGCTCGACCTTTGTTGTGCCCGCGGCGAAGCGGCCTTCGAGCGTCTCCAGCGCCATGGTGACGATCTCGCCCTTGCCGGGCGCTTCGAGCGTCAGCCAGACGGTGAGCACGCCGCCCTCGAACGTCTCGCGGTCCTTGATGAGTTTCCACCCGCCCGAGTTGACGGTGACTTCATAGTTCACCGCGTACTGAACGGGGAATGACTCCATCTGCAGCACATCGACGGTGAACGCGGGGCCATCGTACTTCGCGTCACTCGGCGGCATCGCGTTTCCTCCCGAGCCCCCGGAATCCCCGGACCCCCCGGACCCGCCTGGACCCCCGGCTCCGCCATCATCCGCCACAGGCGGCGCGGGATCACTCGACTGGCATCCGCCAATCAGCGTGAGCGCGCCGAACAGAACGGCCAGTGCCGCAACGGCGGGACGTGAACGTGACATGGCAACCTCCGGTTCAGAGCCCGAGGGCCCGGGCCATGGTGGTCCCCATGTCCGCCGGGCTCTCCGCCACAAGGACACCGCAGCGGCTGAGCGCATTCATCTTGGCGTCGGCGGTGTCATCCGCCCCGCCGATGATGGCCCCGGCGTGGCCCATTCGTTTGCCCTTCGGCGCGGCCCGACCGGCGATGAACGCCGCCACGGGCTTGCGCATGTGCCGTTTGACCCACTCGCCCGCGAGCGTTTCGTCGGCGCCGCCGATCTCACCGATCAGAATGACGCCGTCGGTGTCCGGGTCGTCGTTGAACAGGGCGAGCAGTTCGATGAAATTGAGCCCCTTCACCGGGTCACCCCCGATGCCCACGCAGGTGGTCTGGCCGATGCCGACGCTGGAGGTCTGCCACACGGCCTCGTAGGTGAGCGTGCCGGAGCGGGAGATGATGCCCACGGCCTTGCCGGTCTTTGCGTCCTGCTTGGCGGTGTGAATGTATCCAGGCATGATGCCGATCTTGCATCCGCCGGCGAAGGTCGCCGATGCCCCCTCGCCGCTCACGCGCTTGCCGGGTGTGATGACGCCCGGGCAGTTGGGGCCGATGAGGACCGAGTTGGGGTAGTCGCGCAGGGCGGCCTTGGCGCGGATCATGTCCTGCGCCGGGATGCCCTCGGTGATGGCGCAGATGACGCGGACGCCCGCGGCGGCGGCCTCCAGGATCGCGTCCGCCGCGAAGGGCGGGGGGACGAAGATCATGGTGGCGTCGGCTCCGGTGGCCTGCACGGCGTCGGAGACGGTGTCGAAGATGGGCAGGCCGTTGTCGTCCTTGGCGCCGCCCTTGCCGGGCGTGACGCCGCCCACCATGCGCGTGCCGTAGTCCAGGCAGCCCTTGGTGTGAAATGCTCCGGCCGAGCCGGTGATGCCTTGGCAGATGACCTTGGTGTCGCCGTTGACGAGAATCGACATGGGGCGACAGGATAGGCGGCATTGACGGGCGCGGGCGATGCTCATGGGCCTCGAACCATCGCGAGAGGGCTGAAACACGGCCCACCGGCCCCCGGTACAATCGCCGCATGGGAGGTGCGCCATGACCCATCGAACGAACGTGGGGTTGCTGTGGATCGCGGGGCTGTTGGGCGCTCCAGGCCCCATGGCGGCGGCCCAGGTTGTCGACGCGGGGCAGAATGTGGCGGCGAAGTCGGTCCCCTCCCGACCCGCGGGTGTGGAAGACGTCATGGCTGCCGTGTCGCACGAAAACCTGCGCCGGGTGATCGACCACCTCGTGACCTTCGGCACGCGGCACACGCTGTCGGAGACTGAGTCGGACACGCGGGGCATCGGGGCCGCGCGGCGCTGGCTGCGGGATGAACTGCAGGAGATCGCCGATGCGTCGGGTCGCTCGGACATCACCGTGGAGCTGATGGTTCACACCCAGCCGCCTCAGCAGCGCGTGCCCAACGAGATTGAGATCGTCAACGTGGTGATGACCATCCCCGGTACGCTGGCGGAATCCAAGGATCGGCGCTTCGTGGTGCTGGGGCACTACGACTCGCGTGCCGCCGGCACCAATGACGGCACGAGCGACGCACCCGGCGCCAACGATGACGGCTCAGGCACGGCGCTGGTGCTGGAGCTGGCGCGGGTGCTCTCGACGCGGCCGTGCGAGGCGACCACGGTCTTCCTGATGACCGCGGGGGAGGAGCAGGGATTGCTCGGGGCCCGCTGGTATGCGCGGACGGCCAGGGAGAACGGCTGGCGGGTCGAGGCCGCACTGAGCAACGACATCGTGGGCGACCCCACCGGGCCGGGTGGCAAGGTGGATCGGCATCGCGTGCGGCTGTTCAGCGAGGCGATTCCGCGCGACCTGGAGGCGCAGCAGATCGCCCGTATCCGCACACTGGGGATGGAGAACGACTCACCCTCGCGTCAACTGGCCCGCTACGTGCATGAAGTCGCGCTGCGCCACGACACGTCCGTCAAGCCGTGGGTGATCTACCGGGTTGATCGCTTCCTGCGGGGGGGCGACCACACGGCGTTCAACGAAGAGGGCTTCCCCGCGGTGCGCTTCACCGAGGTCGAGGAGAACTACGACCGTCAGCACCAGAACGTCTCCACCCGCGACGGGAGGCCCTATGGCGACGTGGCCGAGTTCGTGGATGAACGATACCTGGCGGACGTGACCCGGCTCAATGGGGCTGCGTTGTTCACGCTGGCCAACGCGCCGTCGCCGCCCGGCAACGCGCGGCTGATCACCGCGGGGCTGCGCAACGACACCACCATTCGCTGGGAGCGCTCGCCCCAGCCGGACGTGGCCGGGTACGAGGTGGTCTACCGCGACACCACAAGCCCGTTCTGGGAAGTGACCATCGACGTGGGCGACGTGACGGAGCACACGCTCGACCTGAACAAGGACAACTACTTCTTCGGCGTGCGCGCCTATGACCGCGATGGTCATCGCTCGCTCGTCAGTTTTCCCGTCGCCGCCGGGCGGTGACGTCATCAATGCCCTCTGATCGCTGACCCCTGCCCTGGAGACCTTCATGCCTCGTCGTCTTTCCCCGTCACTCGCACTGTTGACCGCCGGCGTGCTGTCATTCGCGGTAAGCGCTCAGAATCGGTTTGAATCGCTGCCCGGTTATGACCGGTTCCGGGAGACGCAGCAGAACATGGCCCGCTTCGTCACAGGCGGCACGGTGACGGAGGTTGTATGGACGAAGGACGGCCGTCGCGTGCAGTTCAAGCGGGGCGGCACGGTTTTTGTCTGCGATGTGGCCACCGGCGAGATCACCGAGACGCCGGAGGATCAGATCGAGAAGCCCGAACCGGCGGCGGGCGGCAATCGAACCGGCGGACGCACGCCCGGCGTGGCTCGCGGGCGTCAGGCGGCGCGCGTCGAGTCGCCCGACAGGCAGTGGGTCGCCGAGCACCGGGAGTGGAACCTGTACGTCAAGAAGGCCGACGGCGAGGAGGTTCCCGTCACCACCACGGGTACGCGCGAGCTCAAGTACGGCACCGGGTCGTGGGTGTACGGCGAGGAGCTTCGCCAGAACAGCGCCATGTGGTGGTCGCCCGATTCCACACGGCTGGCGTTCTACGAGTTCGATGAGCGGAACGTCAAACCTTTCTATCTGACGACCCGGCTGACCGAACTCAACACCGAGCTGGACATCGAGGGCTACCCCAAGGCCGGCGCTGACAACCCGATCGTCGGGCTGCTGGTGTATGACCTGGCCACCGGACAGACCACACGCGTCCAGATCGGCGATGACAAGGAGCAGTACGTCTTCAACATCCGCTGGCGGCCCGATGGGTCGGAACTGCTCTTCAACCGCACCAATCGCCACCAGAACGTGCTGGACGTGATGGCCGCCGATCCCAAGACCGGCGTGGTGCGCACCGTGCTCACCGAACGGCAGGACACGTGGCAGGACAACCTGCCTGAGTTCCGCTGGCTGGCGGACAATCAGCGCTTCATCTGGGAGACGGAGAAGACCGGCTGGAAGCACTACGAACTGCGGTCGATCGACGGCTCGCTCCTCAACCCGCTGACCACCGGCGACTATCCGTGCGACTCGATCGTGCTGCTGGACGAGAACGCCGGCTGGATGTATTACAAGGCCGCCAGCGGCCAGAACCCCCTTCACTGGCAGCTCCACCGCGTGAAACTGGATGGGACCGGCGCGGCCCGACTCTCCCGCACCGAGCTCAATCACACCAGCATCAACATCGCGCCGACGCATGACTACTACGTGGCGGTCACCGAGTCGATCGAGACGCCCCCCTACACCGCCGTGTATGACGTGCAGGGCAGGCGCCTGGCGATCCTGGCCGAGCCGGATCTGTCGCGCATGATCGGTCGGCCCATGCCGGAGCTGTTCACCTTCAAGGCCGACGATGGCGTGACCGACCTGTACGGCGTGCTCTTCAGGCCCTCCAACTTTGATGAGACGAAGAAGTACCCGCTCGTCATCGATGTGTACGGCGGGCCGCAGTCGCACGGCGTGCCGGCGCGGTTCGTCCCGGCCAATCCATACTGCGAGTTCGGGTTCCTCATCGCCAAGATCGACAACCGCGGCACCACCAATCGCGGCAAGGCCTTTGAATCAGCCAACTACCTGAAGCTCGGCTCCGTCGATCTGAAGGATCAGGCGGATGGCGTCCGTCATCTCGCCCAGCGACCCTACGTGGATGCTGACCGCGTGGGCATCACCGGACATTCCTACGGCGGGTACATGGCCGCGCTGGCCGTGCTCAAGCATCCGGATGTCTTCCACGTCGCGGTCGCCGGCGCGCCGGTGACGGACTGGCGGCACTACGACACCATCTACACCGAGCGCTACATGCGCACCCCGCAGGAGAACAAGGAAGGGTACGACGCGGGCTCCTGCATCACCTTCGCCGAGAACCTCAAGGGCAAGCTGCTGCTGCTGCACGGCATGGTGGATGACAACGTGCATCCCAATAATTCGTGGCAACTGGTCCACGCCTTCCAGCAGAAGCGCATCCCCTTCGACATGATGTTCTTCCCCACCGCGGCGCACGGCATCGGCAGTCCGAGCCACAATCCGTTGAAGTGGGAGTATCTGTGGGACCATCTGATCGGGAAATGAGCCCAATCCGACATGGGGGGCGTTCACTCGCCGGCAGCGGAACGACGGCGTGCGATGGTCTGTAACTCCAACCCGTCCGGCGACTCAAACGCACCGACGCCCCAGTGCGGCGTGGGCGTAATCGCGTGACGCGGATCGAGCGGGCGAACGTCGTACGCCCGGCCTCGCCAGGCGTCGGTGACTCCCGCCAGGATCGCCCCGCCGAGCAGTATCGCCGGTACGGTGCGGCAGGTAAGCCACCCGGGACGGCGTGAACCCGCGGCGGACCAGGCCCGCTCGATGGCCAGCGCCATGAAGAACAGAAACGCCGGCTGAATCGACATGGCCTGACGTGCGTAGCCGTAGAAGGCGATGGTCACGATGATCTTCGACAGAATGACGACGGCCCACGCGCCGCCGCAGCGCCGCTTCGCGGCGATGAGCACGCCGCCGCCAAGCATTCCCGCGGTGAGCACGCTCCAGACCCACCAGGCCGGGCCATGACGGGGCGTCGCCGCGTCCACCGCCCGGCGGATGCCGTCACGACCCAGCGGCAGGTTGTACGCCGCGACGCCAGGCGCCGCGCCATCCGCGAAGACGGTCAGCTTGCGGACGACCAGCCCGAGCCAAGCGCCGGGCGATTCCTGAATCCAGCCCCAGCCAACGGAATACCCCTGGGTCACAAGGCGATTGTGATCCGGGTGGCCGAAGGTCAGGTTGCCCTCCGGCGTCAGCGGGCCGATGAGGAGCTGTTTGCTGAAACCGCCATCGCCATCCGGGTCGTTGGCCAGCGCGAAGTCCAGCGGTCCCTTCAGCGAAACCAGGTGGTATCGGGCCAGTCGCCGCGGGATGAATCCGAACTCACGTTCGAAGAAAGTCTCCACGTCCGAGCGTGTGATCTCCGACTGACCCCGCTGCCTTGCGAGGTGGGTCAGGTACAGGGCGTTGCCTTCGCGCGCGAAAGCGGGAAGCGACTCCATGAACGCCGCCGCCTCCGTCGTCCAGCGCGGTCGCAGCAGTTCGTAGCGCACCGGCTGGGCGGGGCGATCGTTGAATCGCTGGATCGCATTGGAGCCCGCGATGATCCACGGCATGCATGCCAGAAGTGCAATCACGCCCACCGTGGCGGCGCGAAGCGGCAGGAGGTGAAGCCAGCGGATCGCGGCGCGGCGGGTCGTCTTGTCCGGGCGCGGCAACGATCCAGAACGTCCGCGCCACCACACCCACGCCTCAAGAAGCACCAGGAGCAGCAGGTGTTCGGCGCGCAGCAGCATCGCCGCTCCGTGCAGCACTCCGAGCGCCCCGATGAGCCACCACGCCGGTCGGCGCGCCGCCCAGAGCGTCAGCCACACAATGGCCATGATGAGCGTGCCGTAGGGAGTTTCATTGTTCAGCGAAGTCGCCAGCACCAGTCCGCCGTACGAGCACGCCCAGAGTGACGCGGCGATGAGTGCGCATCGCCGACCGATGGTCTCGCGGCAGGCGAGGTAGAACAGCCCGCACCCCAGTGAGGCGATCAGGCACCAGCCGACTTTCCACGCCATGAACGACGGTCCCGGTCCGTGGACCGACAGCCAGCTGAGCAGATGCGCCACACCGGGCGTGCGCACGGGCAGGTCGAACTCGAAGGGTTGCCCCCGGTGCAATGCATCGGCCCACCGCGCCCAGGTCGGAGCGTCTCCCTCATACAGCGTCGAATGAGGCCAGGCGCGATCGGGCGACCCCAGGAGAAACAGCAGCCGGAGGAGAGACGCGAACAGCGTAAGTCCGAGCGCCGCCGAGCAGTCCCGCCTGGTGAACGTCGCGGGGCCGTCGTCCGGATGGCTGATGACCCCGCCGTGCATGTCGCAGGCCAGACCGTGCGCGGGAGAGTCGCCAACGGACCGATTGGAAGCAGCCCTGGGCCTGTGACTGGGGGACGGGGCATCGGCCTCACGACTGGGCCGGTTCGGCGCTCTCTCACCACCGGGGGTCTTCACAAGCCGCCGAGGGGAGTCGAACCCCTGACCTCAAGATTACAAATCATGTGCTCTGCCAACTGAGCTACGGCGGCGCTCGTCAACCGGAGAGGATACGACCCGGAACCCGGTGGGGCCAATCGACCTGACTCCGGGGAGATGCATGTGACAACGTCAAGGGCGATGCGGCTACGCTTTCCACCGCATGGATCCCTCCGCAAACGCCGCCGTCATCATCGTGTTCATGCTCGTCTATGCGGGCATGATTCTCGGCGGCATTCCGGGGCTGGCGATTGACCGCACGGGTGTTGCGCTGCTGGGGGCGATCGCTCTGCTGGCGTTCGGCGCCGTCTCCATCGATGACGCCTGGCGCGCGGTGGACGTGCCCACCATCGCCCTGCTGCTGGGTTTGATGGTCGTCTCGGCCCAGTTCCGCCTGGGAGGGGTGTACACGCGGCTGACCCAGCGCATCGCCGGCGCGAACATGCCGCCTCCGCGACTGCTTGGCGTGCTGATCGGCGTGTCCGGCGCGCTCTCGGCGGTGCTGGCCAACGACATCGTCTGTCTCGCGGTCGCCCCGATTCTCATCGATGGCTGCCTCAGGCGTCGTCTCAACCCGCTGCCGTTCCTGCTTGGGCTGGCATGCGCCAGCAACGTCGGCTCCGCCGCCACCCTGATCGGCAACCCGCAGAACATGCTCATCGGGCAGACGCTGCGACTTTCGTTCGGGGGGTACCTCATCGACGCCCTGGCGCCGTCGATGATCGGACTGGGCATCGTGTGGGGCGTGATCGCGTGGTGCTACCGCGGTCGATGGATGCTCGACTCGATCGGGACGCCGGTCGCGGGCGAAACCGTCATCTCGCCGCAGCCCTTCGACCGCTGGCAGGCGGCCAAGGGCGTGGCAGTCGTGACGGCGCTGATGGGGTTGTTTCTGTTCGCCCCCTGGCCGCGCGAGGTGGTGGCCCTGGGGGCGGCGGGCGTGCTGCTTCTGAGCAGGAAGATGGCGTCGCGCCAGATGCTGTCGCTGGTGGATTGGCAGCTGCTGATTCTGTTCGTGGGGCTGTTCATCGTCAATCACGCGGTCGCCGCGAGCGGCCTGCTTGACACACTGATGGGTGGCGTGGGTCACGCGGGCATTGACCCCGCCCGGCCCGCCTGGCTGTTCGTCGTGGTGGCGGTGCTTTCGAACCTGGTCTCCAATGTGCCCGCAGTAATGCTGCTGCTGCCCGTGGCGGATCACCCGATGTCCGGCGCGGTGCTGGCGCTCTCCAGCACGCTGGCGGGAAACCTCATCATCGTCGGCTCGATCGCCAACATCATCGTGGTCGATCAGGCGGCCCGGCTGGGCGTGCGGGTGTCATGGATCGAGCACGCGCGCGTGGGCGTGCCGGTCACGATTCTGACCCTGGGCGTGGCGGGCGGCTGGCTGCTGCTTCTTGCGACGCTGAGGTGACGCGGCGCGGGGACGCGCCCCTGCGGCTCTCGTCAAAGCGGGCGACCGGATTCGAACCGGCGACATACAGCTTGGAAGGCTGTCACTCTACCAACTGAGTTACGCCCGCGCGTGGTCGATGCTAGGGGGGGAGCATGCGGGCCGACAACAGAGCGGAGGAGCTGCAGCTACGGGCCGATCGCATCCAGGATGACCTGCCAGGTTGTCTCGTCCAGGGCGAAGGGCGTCACGCCGCGCGACAGCCACCCCTGCACCGCCTCGGTGGTCGCCGCACTGACCAGGACGTTGACTTCCGCGCGGCTGTCGCTGGTCCACCCATCGGGCAAGAGCAAGGCGCCGGACGGGTACGCAAGTGGAGCGTGAGATACGTCATCGGCGTCGGGAGCCGTGGGCGTGGCGCCGGCGGGGCTGACGACGACGACGTGCAGGGGCGTGGCCTCCCGAATCGCCTGGGCCAGCGCGAGAGCCGCCTCGCGGTGGCCCGGCGCGTCGGCGTGCTCCAGCCACAGTTCATGGATTCCCGATGCCGCCAGCGGGCGAGCCACCTGGTCGATGGCCAGACGTCGATGCCGTGCGTTGCCGGGGTCGAAGGGTTCAAGCGGGGCTGCCGAGCTGGCGTCAATGGATTGCCACGACGCGGGGATCATCGCGCCCATGGCCACGCCCACGGTCGCGCCGGGGTGCTCGTTGACGAACCGCGCCGCTTCGTCGAGAAAGATGCGGCGACGCCAGGGGTGCTTGTCAACCCACGTTCCGCTGACGAGCTGCCGTCCGTCCAGGGCGCTGAGACCGGCCAATCCACCCCCCGGATCCGCTCCCATCGCGCCGCCCGGACGACGCCAGATCACCCGCACGAAACCCACCCGCTGGTGAAAGCGATCCGCCTGTTCGTATCGACGCCGGAGGAAGTCGCGTGACGCCGCGGCGCTGCGCCACTGATCCTCGATCAACCCGAAAGGATTGGCGGCGGTGGGGGCGTCGCCGGCGCAGTCGAAAACCAGCCCCGGTCGTCGATCCGGTCGCCAGTCCGGTGTCGCAGCTTGGATGTCGCGGGTGGAGCCGCGCTCAACCAGCCGCTGCTCCAGGGCGTCGAGGCGAGACTCGATGCTCCGCATCGCCTGGCGCAGTTCACTCAGAACCGCCGTGTCCGTCGTGCGAGGGCCGCTTGCGCCGCCGGGATGCGTGGGCGGGTCGATGGCGTTCAGTCGCTCCTCGATGCGGGCGAGGCGGCGTTCCTCCG includes the following:
- a CDS encoding M20/M25/M40 family metallo-hydrolase; its protein translation is MTHRTNVGLLWIAGLLGAPGPMAAAQVVDAGQNVAAKSVPSRPAGVEDVMAAVSHENLRRVIDHLVTFGTRHTLSETESDTRGIGAARRWLRDELQEIADASGRSDITVELMVHTQPPQQRVPNEIEIVNVVMTIPGTLAESKDRRFVVLGHYDSRAAGTNDGTSDAPGANDDGSGTALVLELARVLSTRPCEATTVFLMTAGEEQGLLGARWYARTARENGWRVEAALSNDIVGDPTGPGGKVDRHRVRLFSEAIPRDLEAQQIARIRTLGMENDSPSRQLARYVHEVALRHDTSVKPWVIYRVDRFLRGGDHTAFNEEGFPAVRFTEVEENYDRQHQNVSTRDGRPYGDVAEFVDERYLADVTRLNGAALFTLANAPSPPGNARLITAGLRNDTTIRWERSPQPDVAGYEVVYRDTTSPFWEVTIDVGDVTEHTLDLNKDNYFFGVRAYDRDGHRSLVSFPVAAGR
- a CDS encoding anion transporter, translating into MDPSANAAVIIVFMLVYAGMILGGIPGLAIDRTGVALLGAIALLAFGAVSIDDAWRAVDVPTIALLLGLMVVSAQFRLGGVYTRLTQRIAGANMPPPRLLGVLIGVSGALSAVLANDIVCLAVAPILIDGCLRRRLNPLPFLLGLACASNVGSAATLIGNPQNMLIGQTLRLSFGGYLIDALAPSMIGLGIVWGVIAWCYRGRWMLDSIGTPVAGETVISPQPFDRWQAAKGVAVVTALMGLFLFAPWPREVVALGAAGVLLLSRKMASRQMLSLVDWQLLILFVGLFIVNHAVAASGLLDTLMGGVGHAGIDPARPAWLFVVVAVLSNLVSNVPAVMLLLPVADHPMSGAVLALSSTLAGNLIIVGSIANIIVVDQAARLGVRVSWIEHARVGVPVTILTLGVAGGWLLLLATLR
- a CDS encoding DPP IV N-terminal domain-containing protein, which translates into the protein MPRRLSPSLALLTAGVLSFAVSAQNRFESLPGYDRFRETQQNMARFVTGGTVTEVVWTKDGRRVQFKRGGTVFVCDVATGEITETPEDQIEKPEPAAGGNRTGGRTPGVARGRQAARVESPDRQWVAEHREWNLYVKKADGEEVPVTTTGTRELKYGTGSWVYGEELRQNSAMWWSPDSTRLAFYEFDERNVKPFYLTTRLTELNTELDIEGYPKAGADNPIVGLLVYDLATGQTTRVQIGDDKEQYVFNIRWRPDGSELLFNRTNRHQNVLDVMAADPKTGVVRTVLTERQDTWQDNLPEFRWLADNQRFIWETEKTGWKHYELRSIDGSLLNPLTTGDYPCDSIVLLDENAGWMYYKAASGQNPLHWQLHRVKLDGTGAARLSRTELNHTSINIAPTHDYYVAVTESIETPPYTAVYDVQGRRLAILAEPDLSRMIGRPMPELFTFKADDGVTDLYGVLFRPSNFDETKKYPLVIDVYGGPQSHGVPARFVPANPYCEFGFLIAKIDNRGTTNRGKAFESANYLKLGSVDLKDQADGVRHLAQRPYVDADRVGITGHSYGGYMAALAVLKHPDVFHVAVAGAPVTDWRHYDTIYTERYMRTPQENKEGYDAGSCITFAENLKGKLLLLHGMVDDNVHPNNSWQLVHAFQQKRIPFDMMFFPTAAHGIGSPSHNPLKWEYLWDHLIGK
- a CDS encoding DUF1444 family protein; translation: MARMPREPEAFGEQVARILERHYPDRPAELAGPLELILNGKRLGLENLYRMVLFDPDRGVEIVENYLEHLIEGDSLTTTPLPLSVAKPRIMPRIQPVSIFEHLDRENVAHTEFVNGTVIVYVIDMPHLTVSITTEQMIKWGLQVDDLDTIARENLSKYAPDLQIQLVESFEGGKAAIVAKQDGYDAARLLLHTLYDRLAPELNGDFYVALPARDMFIAVSFQPDAFVHRILERVRTDYRRMPYPICDNFFVVTQDGIAGTREAA
- the sucD gene encoding succinate--CoA ligase subunit alpha, translating into MSILVNGDTKVICQGITGSAGAFHTKGCLDYGTRMVGGVTPGKGGAKDDNGLPIFDTVSDAVQATGADATMIFVPPPFAADAILEAAAAGVRVICAITEGIPAQDMIRAKAALRDYPNSVLIGPNCPGVITPGKRVSGEGASATFAGGCKIGIMPGYIHTAKQDAKTGKAVGIISRSGTLTYEAVWQTSSVGIGQTTCVGIGGDPVKGLNFIELLALFNDDPDTDGVILIGEIGGADETLAGEWVKRHMRKPVAAFIAGRAAPKGKRMGHAGAIIGGADDTADAKMNALSRCGVLVAESPADMGTTMARALGL
- a CDS encoding glycosyltransferase family 39 protein, whose product is MHGGVISHPDDGPATFTRRDCSAALGLTLFASLLRLLFLLGSPDRAWPHSTLYEGDAPTWARWADALHRGQPFEFDLPVRTPGVAHLLSWLSVHGPGPSFMAWKVGWCLIASLGCGLFYLACRETIGRRCALIAASLWACSYGGLVLATSLNNETPYGTLIMAIVWLTLWAARRPAWWLIGALGVLHGAAMLLRAEHLLLLVLLEAWVWWRGRSGSLPRPDKTTRRAAIRWLHLLPLRAATVGVIALLACMPWIIAGSNAIQRFNDRPAQPVRYELLRPRWTTEAAAFMESLPAFAREGNALYLTHLARQRGQSEITRSDVETFFEREFGFIPRRLARYHLVSLKGPLDFALANDPDGDGGFSKQLLIGPLTPEGNLTFGHPDHNRLVTQGYSVGWGWIQESPGAWLGLVVRKLTVFADGAAPGVAAYNLPLGRDGIRRAVDAATPRHGPAWWVWSVLTAGMLGGGVLIAAKRRCGGAWAVVILSKIIVTIAFYGYARQAMSIQPAFLFFMALAIERAWSAAGSRRPGWLTCRTVPAILLGGAILAGVTDAWRGRAYDVRPLDPRHAITPTPHWGVGAFESPDGLELQTIARRRSAAGE